Proteins encoded in a region of the Sebastes fasciatus isolate fSebFas1 chromosome 9, fSebFas1.pri, whole genome shotgun sequence genome:
- the hif1an gene encoding hypoxia-inducible factor 1-alpha inhibitor, translated as MAAATAVEAASDGGGGAAFTGVQSRDWDETQLRKYSFSTQPIPRLSHTDPRAEMLINNEEPVVLTDTNLVYPALKWDIAYLQENIGNGDFSVYTAENHKFLYYDEKKMANFENFVPKSQRMEMKFAEFVDKMHITEEMGGEERVYLQQTLNDTVGKKIVVDFLGFNWNWINKQQAKRNWGQLTSNLLLIGMEGNVTPAHYDEQQNFFAQIKGHKRCILFPPDQFECLYPYPVHHPCDRQSQVDFDNPDYEKFPNFKNVVGYETVVGPGDVLYIPMYWWHHIESLLSGGVTITVNFWYKGASTPKRIEYPLRAHQKVAIMRNIEKMLGEALGDPHEVGPLLKTMIKGRYDQDLS; from the exons ATGGCAGCAGCGACCGCTGTGGAGGCTGCGAGCGACGGAGGAGGAGGCGCCGCTTTCACCGGCGTCCAGAGCCGCGACTGGGACGAGACCCAGCTCCGAAAATACTCCTTCAGCACCCAGCCCATACCCAGGCTGTCTCACACCGACCCCAGAGCAGAGATGCTCATCAACAAcgag gaacCGGTGGTTTTAACAGACACAAACCTCGTGTATCCGGCTCTCAAATGGGACATTGCATACCTCCAGGAGAACATTGGAAATGGAGACTTCTCTGTTTACACCGCAGAAAACCACAAATTCCTCTACTATGACGAGAAAAAAATGGCCAATTTTGAGAACTTTGTCCCCAAGTCGCAACGGATGGAAATGAAATTCGCTGAATTTGTGGATAAAATGCATATAACGGAGGAaatgggaggagaggagag GGTGTATCTGCAGCAGACCCTGAATGACACAGTAGGGAAGAAGATTGTTGTTGACTTCCTCGGTTTCAACTGGAACTGGATCAACAAGCAGCAAGCCAAGAGAAACTGGGGACAGCTGACATCCAACCTGCTGCTCATAGGCATGGAGG GCAATGTGACGCCAGCACATTACGACGAGCAGCAGAACTTCTTTGCACAGATCAAAGGCCACAAGAGATGCATCCTCTTCCCTCCAGACCAGTTTGAGTGTCTCTATCCGTACCCTGTGCACCACCCCTGTGACAGACAGAGCCAA GTTGATTTTGATAACCCCGATTATGAGAAGTTTcccaattttaaaaatgttgttggCTATGAGACCGTCGTGGGCCCAGGAGATGTGCTGTACATCCCCATGTATTG gTGGCATCACATTGAATCCCTGTTGAGCGGTGGAGTGACGATCACTGTAAACTTCTGGTACAAA GGTGCCTCCACACCCAAGAGGATAGAATACCCACTGCGAGCTCACCAGAAGGTGGCCATCATGAGAAATATTGAGAAAATGCTGGGAGAAGCACTTGGAGACCCGCATGAG GTTGGACCTTTACTGAAAACGATGATCAAGGGGCGATATGACCAGGATCTCAGTTAG
- the wnt8b gene encoding protein Wnt-8b: MFMHLEVFYYTFILLAHMRSYCCWSVNNFLMTGPKAYLIYSSSVAAGAQSGIEECKYQFAWDRWNCPERALQLSTHSSLRSANRETAFVHAISSAGVMYTLTRNCSLGDFDNCGCDDSRNGQRGGHGWLWGGCSDNVGFGEAISKQFVDALETGQDSRAAMNLHNNEAGRKAVKGTMQRTCKCHGVSGSCTTQTCWLQLPEFREVGNYLKEKYHRALKVDLLRGAGNSAASRGAIAETFSSISRKELVHLEDSPDYCLENRTLGLPGTEGRECLKKGKNFSKWEKRSCKRLCGECGLAVEERKVEMVSSCNCKFHWCCAVKCEQCRKTVTKYFCVKKGGQRGRNESASSRRKNLRLRKKH; the protein is encoded by the exons ATGTTCATGCATTTGGAGGTTTTCTATTACACCTTCATCCTCCTGGCTCACATGAGGTCCTACTGCTGCTG GTCAGTGAATAATTTCTTGATGACTGGACCCAAG gcgtACCTGATCTACTCCAGCAGCGTGGCAGCGGGAGCTCAGAGTGGCATCGAGGAGTGCAAATACCAGTTTGCATGGGACCGCTGGAACTGCCCTGAGAGGGCCCTGCAGCTGTCCACGCACAGCAGCTTGCGCAGCG CAAACCGGGAGACGGCTTTCGTCCACGCCATCAGCTCCGCCGGAGTCATGTACACTTTGACCAGGAACTGCAGTCTCGGAGACTTTGACAACTGTGGCTGCGATGACAGCAGGAACGGACAACGAG GTGGTCACGGTTGGCTCTGGGGCGGCTGCAGTGACAACGTTGGCTTCGGCGAGGCTATCTCCAAACAGTTTGTTGACGCGTTGGAGACTGGACAGGATTCACGAGCAGCCATGAATCTCCACAACAACGAGGCTGGGCGCAAG GCTGTGAAGGGGACCATGCAGAGGACATGTAAGTGCCACGGGGTGTCAGGAAGCTGCACCACTCAAACCTGCTGGCTGCAGCTGCCAGAGTTCAGGGAGGTGGGGAACTACCTGAAGGAGAAGTACCACCGGGCCCTGAAGGTGGATCTCCTCCGGGGAGCAGGGAACAGCGCGGCGAGCCGGGGGGCCATCGCCGAGACCTTCAGCTCCATCTCCCGCAAGGAGCTGGTCCACCTCGAAGACTCCCCCGACTACTGCCTGGAGAACCGCACCCTGGGCCTGCCGGGCACAGAGGGCCGCGAGTGCCTCAAGAAGGGCAAGAACTTCAGCAAGTGGGAGAAGCGGAGCTGCAAGAGGCTGTGCGGAGAGTGCGGGCTGGCCGTGGAGGAGCGCAAAGTCGAGATGGTGTCGAGCTGCAATTGTAAATTCCACTGGTGCTGCGCAGTGAAGTGTGAGCAGTGCAGGAAGACGGTGACTAAGTACTTTTGCGTGAAGAAAGGAGGTCAGAGAGGAAGGAACGAGAGCGCCAGTAGCCGCAGGAAGAACCTCAGACTGAGGAAGAAGCACTGA